DNA sequence from the Armigeres subalbatus isolate Guangzhou_Male chromosome 1, GZ_Asu_2, whole genome shotgun sequence genome:
ggatccgatcggaaGTCAGCAGTGGAGTAGAAGCATGTGCTTTTTTGGTTCCAAATTGATGATGAgttttttttctactttcttccgattcccttcttcattcttcttcagttcttcttttttctttcttcttctcatttcttcttgctttcttcttactacttccttcttctttattccttcttccttcttatttcttccttcaacattctgatattgatcacttattacaaatagcaaatcttgatcttctcatgatattttagtgccaaatattgatattgtcggttgatctcttatatcaatcaggtccatttctcattttgctatctactGAAGGCGTTTGACCACTATTCCAACCCCGCCTAGGCCGTAAAAGCCCAGTCCATGGTAGATTTTTGTCATCTGTAGGCTGTGACaagttttaaaaatcgtttccAGATAACCTGGAACTGAGGATGAGAACCCAGCACGCAAGTTGCACgaatttgatgtctgtgctcGCGATGTACGTGCGGAATTAGTAGGtttaccaattttcaatagtactTCTTGAAATTCCAAACACCCCTTAACACCCCCCTTATGTTCAGGAATATGTTTAGACGAATAAAAGGCACAATTGGATTTTATAAAAAGAATGAATTTTAGATCATTTTTCTTCTGACTTTCGAAGATGGTAATATTTGTTCAGTACATTAACCTCGACAATTACGGTCAAACTTAATACATttaacaaattgtaattaatttACAACTCCAATTCGATCCTACGATTTCTCGAACACTCCCTTCGATATAATCCATTGAAGATACATGCTAACTCGCGTATAGACTCCGGCAAAATAAACACTCCCACAGCCGCCGCCGGTCGACGTAATACCGGTGAGATAGTGTATTTCATTCTGTGTCAAAACCAGCGGACCGCCGGAATCCCCTTGACAGGCATCGGTAGCGATACTATTCTGCGTTTCGTTACCCAGGGCACAAAGGTGGTTCACTGTCAACTGCACAGCGCCTCCATTCGGCGCTTGACCGAACCGTTTCCTACAAGCTGCGATCAGAATCGGACGGACTGTTCCTTTCAAAAGAAGATTCGATAAGTCGCGTTCTGTAATAAATGCAGTTTGATTAGTTTACAATGCTAcaaaagtgagaaaaaaaatcttacgatCATTCTGCACTCCCCATCCTACAATAGTCAACTCTTCCGTTTCTGGTAGATAATCCTGGTTTGTATGTAAACAAATCGGTTTAATTAGCGAACTCCTTATAATGGGCTTGTCTAACCTGATTATTGCTATATCGTTCTGCTTGGTTTTTGCTTTATAGTTTTCATGCACGAAGGTTCTATTGATACGAATTATGGTGGCACCCGGATCATCCGCTTCTATCGTTCCAAGCATAACGGACTCCGGTACCATTTGTTCCCTGTTTCTTATGCAATGGGCCGCCGTAAGCAAAAACCGATCGGAAACTAATGAAGCACCGCAACGAAATTCCGGGTTGGAATACATCAGCAGAGCCATGAACGGAAATTCTTCTATTTCAACGATTTCAGTTTCCCCGATGATGTGGTCCACCACAGGGGGTTTTCCAGTTCTAGCTAATCTGAAACATGatgtttttttgaattttatatttttataaaagTTCAAGTTTTTCCGTAATCACCTAATCGCGTTGCACTGTTCCTGAAGGACATCACAACACAGTACTGGTTCTGACCCTATGAATCCGCATTGATTTTTCAGTTCAGAGTAAGCGATACATTGACTATGCCTTCGGCATTGACCGTATAGGCCATTGTCTAGAGAACACGCATCTCCTTCTGAAAAGGTTCAAAATGTAAGATTTTAGAATCGATAGATCTAGATGAGTTTTTTGGTATTAGGGAAATTCATAGTTGGCTTTATTCTTCTTAGAGCCTCTGGGCTCTGGGCTCCTGAAGGTTTTTCTCACCGTCATGACCCGTGTTACGAAAAACTATGTCCGCTTCTTCAGATAACTGCGTCAGATCCAACAATACCAACACTAGCAATAGCGATAACATTTTGCGATGATAAGTTGAAAACGCGATGATAATGTTTTGCATGTTATTTCATACAATGTCGTCACAACGACCACGACTGACTGTCTTCATCTGTTACGCGTTCGATCCCTCCCCATACAAACACCAGAGTCAGATTATAACTTTAATAATAATTCACGCTAAACAACGAAAACACACGCTAAATAAACGAGCAACTGAATATCAGATAGAGTCCTAACGTCCAAATGGATCAAGACGATTACGCGAACTGAAGACGGATTAAAACGAACAGCTTAATACCACTTGAATTAGCGGGTTCTCACTCTCACGTGCAACGCAACTCTTTTCGTTAGGATTGGCGTTTGAAATGTTTAGGACTCGCAAGGACTTCTTATAATGGTGCAGCATGTAACATTAATATGTTAAAACAGTTCTATTCTGGGTTTTACCGTAACGCACTGCGTAGTTTCATCATGTTTTTTAATTAATCCTAATTCTGATAATTGAAAGATTCCTTTTTAATACTGCGACATGGTAACGAATCGGGAAAAATGCACAAAAGAAATATAATTTCCGGAGGCTCACACACAATTGAgcaacgaataaaaaaaatgtggacataaATAATTCCGGCTGTATCGAGAACTTATCCTGACGTCATCGTTGGAAGGTTGAGGATTTAACAAAGGTATTGACCCACTCGTGGCGAAGGTTCGTGTCTTAAAGAAAAGACAATGGTACTCTTTCCTTTATGCCTTTCAAAACTAGACTTGACCCTTAACTTCACGATTATTTAACATGGTAAAGGGTTTACCACACACATTTGTTACTATACATACATAATACCCAGGAGCTTATCGGGACCAATCACCCCGATTATATGAAAACATTCATTCCAGAACAtaatgaatctatgacaaaaggtcatACGAGCATACTATAAGATAGAGACGCATGATCCACCACAAGCAGTTTGCTACTGTGTAATGAGCGTAATGAGCCAAGCAAAATGGATACGTTAAAACGCGAGTTTTAAATCTGGATTCCATGAGAATTGTCCTTAAGGGCTGACTAGGATAAGTCAATCATTCTCactgtgcaagtttcagtaactcaatcaataaaaatattaataaagGCACCGGCTACGTGCTCACAGTCAGTTATAAATGAGGAAGGATCATTAGTAggtgatttttaatatttagtgATCGTACTtccctctgcgtctccacaaaaatcaCAGGAAGGAACATATGTTAATGGGTAGGTATCGTCGGGACTGGATTCACACTGATAAGTGATGTGACCATCGGAGCATTTTAAACAAGAATACGAGCACGCAATAGTTAATCGATTTATCAACCGCACCTAGAAGAACCAAACATAACGATggtcgcgcgatcgttctgcgtccaaTATCGAACGCGGGCAAACGAACACTGAAGgttttattttccaaataatttactcaccagcacaaagcagaaccaaaTACTTTTtgatcgcgtgatcgttctgcgttcaatattgtcggcgtagcaccaagttagaattcggaagtcgagacttccgaaccgaactttcttccgaagttttatttgtcaaactagtttatgcgttgtttagcgcatctttaggcgaatccagcgcactacttccgaagttgggaaagttgactgtatctggagaaaaatc
Encoded proteins:
- the LOC134211042 gene encoding serine protease Hayan-like isoform X1 — its product is MQNIIIAFSTYHRKMLSLLLVLVLLDLTQLSEEADIVFRNTGHDEGDACSLDNGLYGQCRRHSQCIAYSELKNQCGFIGSEPVLCCDVLQEQCNAIRLARTGKPPVVDHIIGETEIVEIEEFPFMALLMYSNPEFRCGASLVSDRFLLTAAHCIRNREQMVPESVMLGTIEADDPGATIIRINRTFVHENYKAKTKQNDIAIIRLDKPIIRSSLIKPICLHTNQDYLPETEELTIVGWGVQNDQRDLSNLLLKGTVRPILIAACRKRFGQAPNGGAVQLTVNHLCALGNETQNSIATDACQGDSGGPLVLTQNEIHYLTGITSTGGGCGSVYFAGVYTRVSMYLQWIISKGVFEKS
- the LOC134211042 gene encoding serine protease Hayan-like isoform X2 — protein: MQNIIIAFSTYHRKMLSLLLVLVLLDLTQLSEEADIVFRNTGHDEGDACSLDNGLYGQCRRHSQCIAYSELKNQCGFIGSEPVLCCDVLQEQCNAIRLARTGKPPVVDHIIGETEIVEIEEFPFMALLMYSNPEFRCGASLVSDRFLLTAAHCIRNREQMVPESVMLGTIEADDPGATIIRINRTFVHENYKAKTKQNDIAIIRIIYQKRKS